A window of the Planococcus citri chromosome 4, ihPlaCitr1.1, whole genome shotgun sequence genome harbors these coding sequences:
- the LOC135845345 gene encoding uncharacterized protein LOC135845345: MFKKAPFVILLIINCGIHSLPTNITNSHEQESNFNSNHTETDSTPKLDIPEENDEYPKESESSTPQLFKIPEDESEKKPSTSGYYTTRNKEDSIHFTDWQVNPDLDWPVDPDLNASSTSQSENPESESERNKPHSTSYYSNDGVLAIYQDGQQVNSDLDASSTPQPKIPQGEPKGKPSTRDKYLTIRIDLSQSWRSRGGATIDLQNEGRIEITV; this comes from the exons ATGTTCAAGAAAGCTCCTTTCGTCATACTCCTCATAATAAATTGTGGAATACATTCTCTC CCAACAAATATCACGAATTCGCACGAACaagaatcaaatttcaattccaacCATACAGAAACAGATTCTACACCGAAATTAGATATTCCGGAAGAAAATGACGAATACCCGAAAGAATCAGAATCATCGACTCctcaattattcaaaattccagaagaTGAATCTGAAAAGAAACCTTCTACTTCTGGTTATTATACTACTCGTAATAAGGAAGACTCGATACATTTTACAGACTGGCAAGTTAATCCTGACCTGGACTGGCCAGTTGATCCCGACCTGAATGCATCGTCGACTTCTCAATCAGAAAATCCAGAAAGTGAAAGTGAACGGAATAAGCCTCATTCTACTTCTTATTACTCTAACGATGGAGTCTTGGCAATCTACCAAGATGGACAACAAGTTAACTCCGACCTGGATGCATCATCGACTCCTCAACCTAAAATACCACAAGGTGAACCAAAAGGGAAGCCTTCTACTCGTGATAAATATTTGACAATAAGAATTGATTTATCTCAGTCCTGGAGATCTCGTGGCGGCGCCACCATCGACTTGCAGAACGAGGGACGTATTGAAATAACTGTGTAG